Part of the Chlamydiota bacterium genome is shown below.
GCAAATTGTCAAAACTGACGAGAACAAAATCATCGCTCAGCACACCAAACGGCTTTGATTGATATCCGTTTTCTGCTACACTGGGGGTCATGGAATCGATTACCAAAGACGCCTATTTAAAGCTTTGTAAGCAAGCAAATTATCATAACCAGCTCTACTATGTAGAGGCCAATCCAGAAATCTCCGACTACGAATTTGATCTTTTGATCAAAAAGATTGAAGATATTGAAAAGGAGCATCCAGAGTGGATCCATCCTGAAAGCCCTACGCAAAGAGTAGGGGAATCTCGCCTAGGTGGATTTGAACAGGCCAGACACATTGTGCCTATGCTTTCTTTGTCCAACACCTATTCCAAAGAGGAGCTCCAAGCGTTTATCGAAAGAGTCTACAAACTTGCAGGACATCAGGATGTGGAGTTTTTTTGTGAATACAAGATGGATGGTGTGGCGCTTTCTTGCATCTATGAAAAAGGCGTATTGAAAAAAGCGATCACAAGAGGTAACGGAGTTGTCGGGGACGATATCACGCCCAATTTTTTAGATATTCAAGAAGTCAAACGCACATTGGATGGCAAAAACATTCCCGATGTTTTAGAAGCGCGCGGCGAAGTGTACATGACAAAAAAGGTGTTTGAGGCCATCAATCATGAGCGTGTGCTGCAAGATTTAGAACCGATGAAAAATCCAAGAAATGCGGCAGCAGGATCGATCAAGCTTTTAGAGAGAGGAGCGACCAAAAAACGTAAACTTCATGTCATGTTTTATGGCGTCGGCATCAATGATTCTACTACCAAAACACAAGCTCAAATCCATCAGCATTTAAAAGAAATGGGACTTGGCACATTGGATGAAACGTTTTTGGCCAAAACGCTAGAAGAAATTTGGCATTTTATTGAAACGACAGAAAAAAAACGCACATCTCTTGGATATGAGATTGATGGCATTGTCATCAAAGTCAATGATCTCAACTTGCAAAAAGAGTTTGGATCGACCAAAAAAAGTCCACGTTGGGCGATTGCGTATAAATTTGCTGCCGAAAGAGCGCAAACTGTTATCAAAGACATCACAGTGCAGGTGGGAAGAACGGGAGTCATTACGCCGGTGGCAGAACTCGAGCCTGTACTGCTCGCTGGAAGTACGATTTCAAGAGCCACACTTCACAATGAAGACGAAATCGAAAGAAAAGATATTCGCATTGGCGATACAGTGATCATAGAAAAGGGGGGCGATGTCATTCCAAAAGTGGTGGAAGTCATCGTAGAAAAAAGAAAAGGCTCCAAGCCTTGGCATATGCCCAAAAACTGCCCTTCTTGTGGATCTGAGTTGCAACGTGTGGAAGAAGAAGTGGCTGTCAGATGTGCCAATTTTGATGGATGTGCTGAACAGGTGCTCAGGCATTTGATCTTTTTTGCAAGCAAGGATGCGATGGATATTGAACATTTGGGAAAAAAAGTGATCGAACATCTCTTTAATTTAGAATTTGTGAAGTATCCTGCAGACTTTTATCGCCTTCATGAAAAAGAACTGTATCAAATTCCCAACTTCAAGGAAAAATCGGTCAAAAATGTGTTAGACTCGATCGAAAAATCCAAGACCCAGCCTTTATCTCGTGTGATCCTTGGCTTAGGCATTCGCCACGTGGGTAAATCTTCTGCCGACTTGCTGGCAAAAAAATTTCAAAATATTGAAAATCTCTTCCATATCAAAAAGGAGATGCTATTTGAGGTGGAAGGTATTGGTGAGATTGTGGCCGATTCTATCGTGGAATATTTCTCAAAACAGGAAAACATGGAGCATATTCAAGCGCTTTTGGAGCTTGGACTTAGCCCCAAAGAGATGGTGCAAATAAAGGGTCATGCTTTTTTGGGAAAAACTTTCGTTCTAACAGGATCTTTAGAAAATTATACGCGCCAAAAAGCGAGTGAACTTATCCAAGAGCGAGGCGGTATCGTATCGTCTTCCGTCTCGAAAAAAACAGACTATGTGCTTGCGGGAAAAGAGGCAGGATCTAAATTAGAAAAAGCGAAAAAATTTGGCGTGGAACTACTCAGTGAACAGGAATTTGCAGATCAGCTGTTAGAGTCTGATGAGTAAAACCTGTGATTTTGACTTTTTGCAGCGTGCCAATCAAAGAGGTAGGACCTTCAAACATCACCTTTTGCCAGCAGCGCGTACGACCACGCAAAAACCTTTGATCTTTTGTCATGCGATCAATAAGTACTTCCGTTGTTTGTCCGAGCAATTGTTGTTTATGCTCTTGAGAGATCGTATTTTGTAGTTCTAGAAGAAGGCGCAAACGTTCTTGTTTCACTTCTTCTGGAATATCATCTTCCCAGCGATAAGCAGGCGTGCCTTTTCTAGAAGAAAAAGAGTAAAGAAATCCCACGTGGTAGCGAATGGCTTTCAGGGCGTCAAAAGTTTCTTGGAATTCTTCATCCGTTTCTGTGGGAAAGCCCACAATGATGTCTGTGCCCAAAGCAACATTGGGAACAAGTTCTTTGAGCATGGCGACTTTTTCAAAATAGAGCTCTTTTGTGTAAATGCGATGCATTTTTTTTAAAATACGATTGGAGCCAGCTTGCAGAGGAAAGTGCACAAATTCGCACAAGGAATCAAGATCACGGATGGCTTGCATGAGCTCTTTTGTGATATCGATGGGGTGCGAAGTTAAAAAACGGATGCGCTCGATGCCTTGAATGCTGTCTAATTGATACAAAAGATCATGAAAAGGCATCTCATCATTATCTTTTCCATAGGAATTGACATTTTGTCCAAGCAGGGTGATCTCTTTGTAGCCTTGATTGGCTAAATGTGTACATTCTTCATAAATGAGCTTTGCTGGGCGAGAGACCTCTTTTCCTCGTGTGTAGGGAACCACGCAATAGGTGCAATATTTATTGCATCCACGGATGATAGAGACGTAGCCTTTGACTTTGTTTTTTCTATATGTAGCCAAATAATCCAAATCTTCACGAAAAAGATCATCTGTCTGGATCTGTTGTTTTCCCGTTTCCAAAAGCTGATCTAAGACATATTCGAGATTATGCAAATTATTGGTACCAAGAACAAAATCCACATGGGGAAGCTTTCGAAAAAGCGAATCTTTTTTTGCATTGGCCATGCAGCCTGTAATGCCAATAATTTTCTTTTTTTGAGAGGTGCGTCCGAGCCGCCCAATTTTTCCCATCACCTTTCTTTCTGCAAGATCACGTATTGAGCAGGTATTAAAAATAAGCAAATCTGCCTCTGCTTCCTCGGTATGTAGAAGCCCCCTTTTTTCAAGGGTGCCGCGCATCATATCGGTATCCAGCTCATTCATCTGGCAGCCATAGGTGCGAATATGGAAAGTTTCAGGATTTTTCATGGGTATAATACCAATAATAAAAGTTAACTGTACAAATTCATCTTCATCTTTTCAATCAGAATTGTGTTTTCAATCTTGCTAACCACCCTTGTGTTAGCTGCGATTTCCAAACTTTATTCAGATTGAAAATCTTGAATCCAATTTATACATTTAATTTTTATCAGTGGTATAAGTGTATAAAAACAGCCCGTTTTTCACAACAGAGGAAAATTTTGAGATTTTGTCTTGCAACAAGGGAATTTTTTTCTTAAACTCTCCAGCATGTTGAGAAAAATCTTTGTTTTTTTGATCGGATGGGCTTGTGTTATGCGTGCAGATCCTGCCCAAAATAATTTTTCCCAGAACACGCCGATGTTTGGGGTCGACGTAGTTCCAACGTTTATCAAAGAATTTCAACAAGATATTTTTGTAGAAGGAGTGCATACAGGACAAGGACATTTTTTAATGTCTAAAAGCGCGGGATTTGCTCTAGGAACAGAAACCATTCCTATCCCTTATTCCTATTCCAATCCTTTCAAGAATACAAAAACAGATGGTTTTCATATTTTTAATAGTTTTTATGCTTTTGGTGATCTGGGTTGTCGTGATGCACAAATCACCTGTTGTGATTCTGATGGAGGGTATTTGAATTATGATCGTGAAAGTAGAGATCCTTTTGTAAGTTCTTTTTTCATTGAACCTTCTCAGTTTGAGCAAGGTTTTGTGAATACAGGTTCTGGATATATCAGTGGGAAAACCTATCTTTGGAATAATAAAATTATTTCGAAAAAAATAGACCAGCCAAGAGTTAGAAACGACGTCTGGTCTATGGAAGAAGACGTGTTCCGTTTACATTTAGGTGATGGAACGCAGCGTATCTATCGCAGAGCAAAAAATCCCGCAGATATCGATAAAGAGTTTAGTTTTTCCAAGTCATTTCAAAAAGTGTGTGGTTTTATTTTTGCTGATGTTAGGGATACACATTCTTTTACAGAAGACATCATCAAATCCCAAAACTTTGCCATTCAAGCAGAAAGAAAACCTAATGGAAATTGGGTGGAATATAGCCTTGATGAAGATAAGTTAAAATTTATTCCCACAGAGATTAAAACTTGGGATTCGAAAAAACAAAAAGTGCTTTCATGGATCAAGGTTGAATCTGCAAAATACCCTCTTTTTGATGAGCCAGAAACACATTTTGCGCACTATCGTGTTCCTATGACTGTTACCACTTCTGACGGTAATGAAATTCGCTTTATTTGTGTTAACATCGGAGAAGTTGTCAATATTCCAAGAGGAAATATTGTGTTGGGGCAGGTTTTTAATAAAAGAACAGATTATCAGACCCAATTTGATTACTATCCTCAGAAAGATGAGAAAAACGATTTTCCTGTGGGTCCTTTACGTAGAATTGTGGAACCTCAAGAAAAGGTGTTAGAACTTACTTATTATGAAAAAAATCCTCACATTCCCGTCAGATATATGGGAGGCGAACCCATCAAAGAGCAACCAGAAGGTTTTGTCAAAAGTATAAAAACACCTCGAGGGATTCGATGGTTTGAGTACTATACCAAGCAAATCATATACAATGATAGTACAAGAAAACCCTACAGCTATCGAAATAAAGACATACATACCAACGTATATGAACATGATTCAAAACAAGCGATACGTTATTGTTTCACAGATACACATCGCTTAAATTCTGTGGAATATTACACCTCTCCGAAACAAGGAATTACTGAAAATGGAGGACGAGAACTCATCTATTTAGAAAAATTTTATTGGGAGAGACAGGGAAGATTGGGATTTAAAAGTATTAGAACCAAAGAAGGGACACTAGGGGACAGATTTTTTCGCTATGATGGCAAAGGTAACGTTGCTGAAGAGAGTCTTTATGGAAATCTTTCTGGCAAAAAAGCTCCTATATTTGAATATTCTAGAGAAACCGATGCATATATCAAAAAATGTACCTATTCCCAAGATGGTTTTAATAATATGTTGTCTATAGAAGAAACCAATGGGACAAAAAAAACCTTTCGATACAAAGAAAATACAGACTTGCTAGAAGCAACGTTTCACTGGCATGAGGGAAAAATTGTTTTAAGGGAATTTCGCTTTTATGATACGGCGGCTATCTTGATCAAACAGATCGTGGATGATGGTTCTTCAGAAGATGTAGAAAATCTATCTAGTGTTACACGTCGCATGGTAAAAAATATTTTTCCTAAACAAGACTATCCAGCTTTTGGACAACCTGAAGCTATTGAATCTAGATACTTAGATCTCCGGACACATCAGTACCGTCTTTTACAAAGAGTGGAATTTACCTATGATCAAAGCCAAAAACCTATATCTGTCAAAATCATCGGTGAAAATGGTAAGACAATTTCTAAAACATATGTCTATGATGCAAGGGGCAATCTTATTCGAGAAATCGATCCAATGGGTAGTGAAACACTGTATGCATACGACAGGGCCAATCGTCTAGTGCAGACAACCATTCCTTCGCTCAACTACGTATTCAAAGTTAAGTACAATCCAAACGACCAAATTGTTGAAGAAGAAACAATCGAAAATGGGATAGGCTATGTCAAAAAGCATGAATACACTCCAGAAGGGTATAAAATTGCAGAAATAGATGAGAATGGAAACAAAACATGTATCGAATCTGAATTCAAAGGTCGTCCCAATAAAATCATACTTCCACAAGCATTAGACGAAAAGGGAACCATCATTACACCTATTTTACACCAAACCTTTGATGCCATGGGTAATTTAATCGAAAAACGCACTCCCAATGGCGAAGTTGTCAAAGCCGGTTATACCCTCTATAACAAACCGATCTTCATAGAATATCCAGATAGTACGCGTGAAGAGATGACCTATTT
Proteins encoded:
- the ligA gene encoding DNA ligase, yielding MESITKDAYLKLCKQANYHNQLYYVEANPEISDYEFDLLIKKIEDIEKEHPEWIHPESPTQRVGESRLGGFEQARHIVPMLSLSNTYSKEELQAFIERVYKLAGHQDVEFFCEYKMDGVALSCIYEKGVLKKAITRGNGVVGDDITPNFLDIQEVKRTLDGKNIPDVLEARGEVYMTKKVFEAINHERVLQDLEPMKNPRNAAAGSIKLLERGATKKRKLHVMFYGVGINDSTTKTQAQIHQHLKEMGLGTLDETFLAKTLEEIWHFIETTEKKRTSLGYEIDGIVIKVNDLNLQKEFGSTKKSPRWAIAYKFAAERAQTVIKDITVQVGRTGVITPVAELEPVLLAGSTISRATLHNEDEIERKDIRIGDTVIIEKGGDVIPKVVEVIVEKRKGSKPWHMPKNCPSCGSELQRVEEEVAVRCANFDGCAEQVLRHLIFFASKDAMDIEHLGKKVIEHLFNLEFVKYPADFYRLHEKELYQIPNFKEKSVKNVLDSIEKSKTQPLSRVILGLGIRHVGKSSADLLAKKFQNIENLFHIKKEMLFEVEGIGEIVADSIVEYFSKQENMEHIQALLELGLSPKEMVQIKGHAFLGKTFVLTGSLENYTRQKASELIQERGGIVSSSVSKKTDYVLAGKEAGSKLEKAKKFGVELLSEQEFADQLLESDE
- the miaB gene encoding tRNA-2-methylthio-N(6)-dimethylallyladenosine synthase — protein: MKNPETFHIRTYGCQMNELDTDMMRGTLEKRGLLHTEEAEADLLIFNTCSIRDLAERKVMGKIGRLGRTSQKKKIIGITGCMANAKKDSLFRKLPHVDFVLGTNNLHNLEYVLDQLLETGKQQIQTDDLFREDLDYLATYRKNKVKGYVSIIRGCNKYCTYCVVPYTRGKEVSRPAKLIYEECTHLANQGYKEITLLGQNVNSYGKDNDEMPFHDLLYQLDSIQGIERIRFLTSHPIDITKELMQAIRDLDSLCEFVHFPLQAGSNRILKKMHRIYTKELYFEKVAMLKELVPNVALGTDIIVGFPTETDEEFQETFDALKAIRYHVGFLYSFSSRKGTPAYRWEDDIPEEVKQERLRLLLELQNTISQEHKQQLLGQTTEVLIDRMTKDQRFLRGRTRCWQKVMFEGPTSLIGTLQKVKITGFTHQTLTADLQIPVH
- the rhsC gene encoding putative deoxyribonuclease RhsC, with protein sequence MRADPAQNNFSQNTPMFGVDVVPTFIKEFQQDIFVEGVHTGQGHFLMSKSAGFALGTETIPIPYSYSNPFKNTKTDGFHIFNSFYAFGDLGCRDAQITCCDSDGGYLNYDRESRDPFVSSFFIEPSQFEQGFVNTGSGYISGKTYLWNNKIISKKIDQPRVRNDVWSMEEDVFRLHLGDGTQRIYRRAKNPADIDKEFSFSKSFQKVCGFIFADVRDTHSFTEDIIKSQNFAIQAERKPNGNWVEYSLDEDKLKFIPTEIKTWDSKKQKVLSWIKVESAKYPLFDEPETHFAHYRVPMTVTTSDGNEIRFICVNIGEVVNIPRGNIVLGQVFNKRTDYQTQFDYYPQKDEKNDFPVGPLRRIVEPQEKVLELTYYEKNPHIPVRYMGGEPIKEQPEGFVKSIKTPRGIRWFEYYTKQIIYNDSTRKPYSYRNKDIHTNVYEHDSKQAIRYCFTDTHRLNSVEYYTSPKQGITENGGRELIYLEKFYWERQGRLGFKSIRTKEGTLGDRFFRYDGKGNVAEESLYGNLSGKKAPIFEYSRETDAYIKKCTYSQDGFNNMLSIEETNGTKKTFRYKENTDLLEATFHWHEGKIVLREFRFYDTAAILIKQIVDDGSSEDVENLSSVTRRMVKNIFPKQDYPAFGQPEAIESRYLDLRTHQYRLLQRVEFTYDQSQKPISVKIIGENGKTISKTYVYDARGNLIREIDPMGSETLYAYDRANRLVQTTIPSLNYVFKVKYNPNDQIVEEETIENGIGYVKKHEYTPEGYKIAEIDENGNKTCIESEFKGRPNKIILPQALDEKGTIITPILHQTFDAMGNLIEKRTPNGEVVKAGYTLYNKPIFIEYPDSTREEMTYFLDGKLKTKKTKTGAIISYTYDWQGRLVSEEHTDPNLRETRQTNYEYTAFHKAKKINTLGEVTHYEYDGANRLIKKSKKSGKVVEYLYDSLSRKTQERVYSNHQLEHIIKLTYDDLNRITKKTVLLPDGKEQLVKNYTFDCLGRCIEESYDHKFTTYKKYDIFNRITEEKNAANQTTTYTFKKIKNTIGQTVDQHIIQDPEGKRSIKTFDALERLVLEEQYFHQECLSKREYTYDINGNLIDQIETVISQRGPPKTFIVSNLYAPGAQLIQQTEAKNSLEKITKYTYNNQGLLSQKIKPDENVIEYIYNAFGETIQERTLDGSLGYTYQYDKLGNLTHVYDKEKQLINECHYQSNTLCQENFANGLVLKKSLDPLKRITQMQLPDGSKITYSYSGLFLSKIERNGYTFEHFDYQTSGRLWSYRLPSGKWADHLHNTKTHNLTDICTPFYKEELFYNRNHYITEIAMEDHFGTNTQKFSYDPLGQLASESGLYTHTYVHDSLNNRLLCDANAFNLNDLNQITETSDGVQLEYDLNGNLISKTTPLSTTHLTYDVFDRLTQLYNHKKHLKFTYDHTHRRMFQTTYNTEDETTKTMQFFYDQDMEIGAFENDKMTQFKLTATVPSKAFDIVFAIEIDNVPYLVVQNAQGSIVSLAKLDNTPIQSYRYSAFGEKELLTSNEKTVNNPWTYQSKREILEFYAFDYRDYDPHTGRFLTPDPTGFADGSNLYAFTLNSPLSFVDPYGLFIVDPSGRRINDSQALNFTFPERKQSSPQPHFSDAALSSMFAQQTNYINNQNTPILFDLGDRSPVFANTGKQFANFSAKGTNSSNPTLNKLLGFAEIAGGVALWG